From the genome of Calliopsis andreniformis isolate RMS-2024a unplaced genomic scaffold, iyCalAndr_principal scaffold0022, whole genome shotgun sequence:
ATTGGAAAATACCGTTGTGTTTAAATGGTGCAATTTATATGTTATACGAACTGTGTAtaatgaaaaatttatttagTATATTACGTCTAAATGAACATTTATATGCATCATTGTGAAACGAGTGTCAAGTGTCTGGTAGTCTGGTAGTTGAGGTtcaaacttgaaaacgatcgaAACTAAAATAGTAAATATTTTAATCGTATTACTTGTAATCCTTTTTTGTGTGTTTTATatttgtttcttattttttaagcaAATCAAATAGAAAGTAAAAAGAATAGTAAAAATCATAATCGTAGCATTCGTTCGATTTAATTTGTTAAAGTACGTGTATGTTCCAAATTTATAGTAATTAACTATTTGTACACTACACAGTAGCTCAATGGAAATTCTAATTACGTGAAAGTTAAGACAAAATGGCACAAATTCTTCGCGTGTATAAATTCGAAATACCTGTGTTAGTTcgtttttatggcaattatggtCATCAACAAAGGTTAGAATTATGGAAACGTGATATTTTACAAGACgttattaaataatataagaataaattgttttttaaagatATCGATCTAATTATTATGAGATTTTACGCATTTCTCCTAATGCAACTCAGAAAGAAGTAAAAAATGCTTTTATCAAGCTGTCAAAAGAAGTAAGTGTTCAAAAATACCATTCCTTGTAGATATATCTTAAGAAATGTTGAGTAACATTGCTGTTACTCTCAGACTGTGTTCAATGAAATTTGTGTATTAAATGTTCTAAATTTTTCGGTTTTCTTCTAGGCTTTACAATTCTTTAAATCTTAATTCTCCTCAGATGCATCCTGATAGCGGTAGTGGTAAAGGTGATCATGCTGACTTTGTAAAGATTAATGAAGCTTATACAGTATTAAGTAAAAAATCCAAAAGGCATGAGTATGATATGCATTTAAACACTTATAATAGTTACTCAAATTCTTTTCaacatcataattaccatgaacCAAGAGCTTATGATTTTCAAAGGTATGTTTCTTTACGTTTACTACTtgaaattttttagaaaaacTTATTAAATTGACAATAAATTATACATAGGAATGATAAATCGGCTCCTATCAAATATACTACAACAAGGATAGTTCTGATGTGTGTAGCTCTTATAATTTTTGGAACATGTATTCAAATGTTATTTGCTTATAAATCCTTGATCTTGAATAGACAAGCAATGTTAAAAAAAAGTGTACTTTACCAAAGGGAATATAATGAAGCTAAAGAAAATGCTAAACACAGAACATTAGAAGAGCAGATAAAACATATTATTGAATTAAGCAAAAAAGATggattttattctactgatgaatGATGTACTCCCAAATATGATATAATTTAAGAATGTGATGTAATTATGAAAATTATTGAATAAGTATtctaaattaattttgtaaaacGTACCATAGTGTTTGTAAATTATATTGGGTATTTTATTTATGTTCTAGatcatatgtatatttatattgtacatttttgTAATATAAAACTGTTTGTTCAAATATATTGTACAAAGCATACACACTTATTAACTATATTCATAATCAAGTATTGTTCTAAGTTTGAATACTTAGATTAGATTGAGATTATTTTATTATACTCTGTCATACaattttatattgttttatattaCACAAGGATTAATTTTCTACTAACTTATAAAAGATAAATTACTATACTTAAAACAGTAACTCTCCTTCTACAAAGAGTATTTTCACATtatgtataaaaaattattttacttttgTATACATGAAAGTTCATTATCTTCAATTATAATAACGTATTTATAATTTGAGAATGTACAGTAAATAGCCTAActttattaatttatattttcaattataattttattgaaCAATACATTCGCAAGATTTACGTTgattcgtataaaagtaataaataaattcaagtatgagaaagagagaaagatgtCGGATAGCTACTCAAATTGAACAGAAAGAAACTATTAAGAAAAGAATCGTACGAACGTTAAGAATTTTCCGAagctatcctcgatcctaaacagGTACGTAGGTTTCAGGAATGGGTCACGACACTTTTCACAATTGTTTAACATATGTAACGATCGACACGTGTGGAAGTGCTGGAGAAAACACTGGTTTATCGTCTTCGCCAAGGTAATCGGCGTATTTCAGCTCGTATATCGGTTCAAAGCCCAATCGCGCGCAAAGTTTACCAGAAAAGAAGGAAGAACAGTCTGCGCGCGCAACGTGGAAGCCTTTTTCCCGCCCAATTTCTCTGCAAAGTGAACATCTCGTTAAATCGATTAGAATATCGATAATCGGTCAATCTAGTACAAGTCGTAACTGCTGTCACGAGCAGATGGAGAAGGTTTAGGTAAATCGATAACGTTTTAATTTATCTAAGAAATTAACAATGAAATATCGtttaattttatgaaaattcgAACTGCAGAAAAGTTCATCAAATTGAGTAACCTTATTCCACTTACAGCGCCTTTTCTACGAGTGCTTTAGCGATTCCCTTGCCTCTCCAATTAGTGTCTACAGAGATTATTCTAATTTCCAGGATATTAAGTCCCCTGTATTTTCCATCGTGATTCACGTTCTTGTCCACGTAATGGAGCAACTTCAGGATTTTCTTAAATTTCGGATTTTCACACGTGGTTATGTATTCTGGCTCCTCGTCCTTGTCGCTCGGCGGGTCCATCTTTCCTGCAAGGAACAGGTGAGTCATAATTTCTTCCTCAGTTAAACGGTAATGAATGCACACTTGAGTGACATACGCTATACGGTTTGCGTTCTAACTGTAAAGAAGCATGGTTCGAAGATTAACGAATCGTAGTCGTGCCTATAAAGTGCACGAATACTAACAAAACATTGTTGCTGGTCGTAAATTTAACCGATATGTATCATTGATTTGCATATTTCACAATGACCAACACGTGTCTACATTCTACGTTAAAGGTCTTTGATTACCATAAAGAATACAGTATTTCACGGATGCTGTGCAGAGATTAGATTAGATATCCAAGctttttttcttaaaaaaaaatgttaactTATTTTTACATCGTTCCATTGGAAGACTAAAGTACGATGCgagataattttattaataattaaaatcgACAGGCGAGTCACCATTGGCGGTAATTAGTTGGCAAATTGCTTCACGTAGACGAACCGCCTCGCTAATATATAAGGAAATCAGTCTCGTGTATTTACATCGAAGGTAACTCTTTAACATCTGCTTTGCATTTGAAACGACAATTGAACGGCCGCGCGAAACGAAACCGTTTCTCATTCAACGAATGCGTGGCCAGTAAATCAGCGCGGGAAACTAGTTTCAAGATTCTTAACTCTTTGTTCTGCATATGAAAAAAAAGAGAATAATTGCGTGAGTTCTTCCTCGAGGAGACACTCTGTGAATGGTCGACGAATACAATGCACTGATTAGAAAGAAATTAAAACAGATGCATTTTATCTATTCTTATTATTGTCTTTTTTTTCTGCGGTTTAACTTGATTCTCATAATCTCAATAACGTACGACTAACTGGATCTGTCGATAAAGTAACGTAATTACCGTGATTGCgacaaccggtagcaattaataaGTCTTGCTCGCTGGCTTGGCTCTCGCATAACAATTTATGTAACGTAGAACAGTACCGTTTCGCAGTAGGTGTGTCTTCCCCACTTTCAGAATTCTGATTTTTCCATCAGATTTTGCGGTAACCGTTCGCAGGCATGTTTCGACAAAGGAACGTTCGCCAGCGCGCAAGGTCTTCATTGCAATTCACCTTATCTTTCGTGTTGATCTACTTAGAGTCAAATTACAGTGTCCTCCAGTCATTACTAGTGGACAAATATTTCATAGACTCTCTAGGAGGTGTGTTCACTCGCTCTAGTACCACGAATTGCTTTTAATATTCAACATTCGAGGAATAGAACTCGTCATAGGAATAATTTGTCATCGGTTCATGCTCGTAAGACGTTTTAGATTTCTGAGTCGTCAGTTTCTGCTGAGAATAAGATATTCTTGGTACGAGATCATGTTATTAACCCAGATAGACGCGAACTGGGTAAACTGAAACGCGGACCGAAAGCTTGTAAATAGTTCAGTGAACAGTAAAAACACTGGCCAACCTCTGAGGCATGTATTGACTAACTTGGGTCAAATTCTTACCATTTAACAGGACGCCAACTATGGCACCACTCGTCGAGACCGCCATCAGGCTGAGATTATTCTCTAACGAAGACATACTGCAATATTCTTCCAATTCAAGGCAAGTACTATCCTCGCCTTCCGGTATCAGTTCGATCGAGTGATTGAGAGGTTCGTCCCTGAAGAAGAATCGCCTGAGGAATTTTAGTATCCTTAGCTTATCATCCTTCGTTATTATCTGGATATGGTAGTCCATATCCATGTTCATGTCCTCCGCTGTATCCGCCAGCTGAAAATATTCAGTTTTTCTCAAAATATTCAGCGCCTATAAAAAACTCTGTTCATTCGAAATGTGCTACAGTGGTTCTAGATTTCTTATGAAGTGGCTTACTTAATTAGTAAGTCCATTATAGCTGCAGTTAATTGATGTCTCGAGGACCTTTGACACGATAGCTAAATGTCAAATGCAGCTTGTGGGCATATATGCAAATGTAACTCAATGCAACAGGGAGAATAACAATTTGTTGTTTTCGAGGCAACGGGAATTGAATTAGCGCTTTCACACGCGACAATTAACAGCTCGCGATGCGTTCTCGTTTGTGCAACGTTTTATCTCGGTCGATTGTTACATGACCAACGCAACTACGGGTTCGACTATCGTTGATCTACTTGCGCACTGATCTACTTGGTTAGTGACACAGTATACGAAAATAGTTGTGAAAGCAAGATTATGATAAACATTTTCTTCACTAGGGTCTTACAATATTTTTGAAACTGTATAGAAATGATTTAGCAGTCTATAGACACAGCAGATCGAAGATCACACTTCATTTGTCATTGATTATAATACAGCATCGATTTTTATAGACTTTGTTACGTCACGTTAAAGAAACCCATCTAAAACCGATAAAATGTTGCTACAACTCCTCTTGTGGTTATTAACTTCAAGCAATAATATTTTACCTTGTCttagaaatataaaagaaaattttcaGTCGTAAATTACAAATACAATAATCGTAAATCACCTCATAcgtaataaaaattaatataaaaaaaatcgtTTACTTATTTTTAGAAATTCAGTTTTTGTAAAGCGATTCCAAGCTTACCGTATATTTCGATATTTTCTGCACATCTTTCGCAAAGCTGGTTTGACCCTTGCTTCCCTCGATACGAGGAGAATTTCTCATACTAGAAGCCAACATAGCTTCCATGGCGATTAATTCGAGGAATACCTAAATTCGCGATCGACCCCGTGAAAATTCGGTTAAAGATACCGAACGAATGGTCCAACTTGTCACTGAATCTAGCAAACACCGGTGTTACTTTGCCAATAAACACGATGCTCGTTGTTGACGTCGAGGTGGTAATCTAACACTGCGCCTTGTGATAGGACGTCGTCTGTCTTATATACGCTCAGTACGGGCAAAAGGCATTCTTACAGGTTCAGGGACAGGCGAATACAGTTTAGGACGCTCGCGATTGGAAACATCGCGATTCTGTCTAACACGTCCTGTCTCATTTATTTTTGCATTTACCTGAACCCCCTCTAAGAGTAACATTTTTCCCCTCCAGAAACCGAGCAATTTTTTAGGCGAATCGATTACTATCTTTTAGAACCGGAAAGATACTTTACATAACGGTGAGCTCGTGTGTTCTAAACGTCTTTCGCATATTCCTCAGTATCCACGTTCCGTTTAAATAATTAATCGCACGAGTTTTCCCCGGATGGCTGATCATTGAGAGGGTCCCACGCAGATATAACTCATTCTCAAGAGAACAGATTGTCCAGGGGAGAAAAAATCTAATCTTCTGAAGAGATTTGTTCCTCGTCTTGTACACGGTTTATCATTTAATATCGCTCCATGTAAATGAAATGACACAGAGGGGGAGTAATATGCGTGGAGAACACGTTCGGGTTCGCTTGCCACACGCGATCACCGCTTAATAGAAATCTAAAAACTGGGAGAAAAATACTCGAGAGAAATTACTACCCGCGTCGATTATGTTGCGTTATTTGCAAGATTGAATGGTATTAATTAACACGCGTATCCTCGAAACCGTTATTCCGACGAAGGTAATAAAATCGCGTGCTGTACTGTGAAAACGTTCTCTCAATTTTTATCACGTCACATATAGAATACGACTATTTCGTTCGATTAGATTAGTAGTAGCAGAAAGCGTAAAAATCCTTTAttcatttctcaaacttcacACTCCTTAAGTCAAGTGGGATTGAAAAATAAGTTATCGACGTATTGACCGATGCTTCCATCGACACGGAAAAACGATTAAGCTCGCGACAAGTGGTCGTTTCGAAAAATCACCAGGTAGAAACTTTTTGCGCGTTCTTTCGACTTCCTGTTATCTTCACCGTGTCTTGGATCGATTTGTACAACCATAAGACAGTGTTTTAATTTAAACCGAGGCAATGGGCGTGTGTAGACTACTGTAGAGTGGCATTGCAAGCGCAGGTACTAAGCGACGTGTACTTCAACAGTGGCTTTGGAAATTGAAAGTCAGTTTGCCTATTAaggcaaatgtcccagtagtcgaCCATGTCTCGGTGcatgaatactaataataattttattgaattttgatcTTCTTAGGTTGACCCGCAATTGAGACATATGGATGTATTAAACGTCCGGGTAGAAAAACATTTGCTTTATGTTTCTACGTGTattttgcttctttctacttttTCCACCTTTGGAATCACCATTTTTACAGACAGCAGACTTGCATCGCTAAAAACTCCATTGATCATTCCCTGTCGAATCGTTTTTCTAAAAAACTGTCGAAGCAAGATGATAAAGGAATTCAGAGAAACAGGATATTCATCTGCAGGTTGTTCACCCATCAATTACGTAATTTCATGGATTCGTACGAAATGGAAAACAAGCTCCAAGCTAGTCACGGAACTGTCGATCTACACCCGTGAAGGTCGACGAAGAGAACCGTGGTCATACCTTAGGTGGCATTCAATGACGTTGAGTCGTAGCTCCTAGGTATTGGCTATCGATGTTATATCCTCTTTCGGGGTGGACTCTAAACTAAAAAGAAGAATACGACACTGTGATCGTGAGGGCCCTTGTTATAAATTGGAGCCGCGGTGCAGCTCTTGACCcatttttttgtatatttttctatTCTAACATTTTACATGGACATCCTGGCAGTCTATCGTCTCCAGCCACGAATCGTTGAAACATTACTTAGTCCTTACGCCGCGAACACAATCACCATGCTGCTCGCAGCCTTTGATCGCGAAGCCTGATATGCGAAGCGATCGCCAATGCACGAGAGAATGAAATATAACGATCGTTCGTTCGTTCCCGGAATCCTTTCGAACCGGATTCGGTAGTGGGTGTCGAGACGTCAGCCACTTCCGCGACAGAGCGACGCTGACCTTTCCACAGGCCCTTGTCTCGCGTCTCCTCTCCTGATTTTTAATACTCTCGCTCTCTGCATTGTCCATTCCGCGGCTAATTCGCTACAAATCGTGCCAGAGCCTCGAGATAATGAGATAGCAAGGCGCACAGCTTCCAGCGTCCGTGATTAATAACTCAGGATGTTGGTGGAAAGATACACGAATGGATTAGAGATAGAGGAGTCTTATTTCAAGATAATTCCATGATTGATTTCTTCACGATTTATTTTTGAATTATTATTGGCATCGAACAAGCATCACGTGTCTGGtagaaataattacatattcgtCTTTGATGGTTCTTCAGTCGAGATCTCGCGTGAAGCTGAATCGCTTGGAAAGATAGATATACGTATCGAGTTTACTGTTATTTAGGGCACGGAGTAATAGAAGATGGATAAGTTACAAAAAATTCGTGTCCCATTTTTTCACTACTTGCAAAATATTAGAAATTAATTAGAACATCTCGAGTACTCTATTCTAATCGCTTAGATAGAACTTGGGTGATCAGATTTCTTTACAAAAAGTTTTACTGCCCTTCCATGGACATATTCAACATCCTCCAACGATCCCTCTGTCGTGTCGTTCTCTAGCACCGATACACTTTACCTCGTGACACAACCACCCACCCGTTAAGAAATCATGATATGCGTTACACGTACATCTAAATGATTTTCAATCAAGCATCAGAGGCGGTGCCAGATCCGTAACCGGTAAACCAATCGGAATAAAGTACACCTTCTCTCCTGCAATAAATCCATCGCAATTGATCGTGAGTTCGCCTCGAGGTAAACCCAAGAATAAAACGGCTGATTTAAAAAGCGACGGTCTAATAGCGACTCCGTGATCCCTCTCTTCTCTTTCTGTCCAATCGTTCTCCCATCCTTCCTCGTGCTCACTACCCTTCCCCCTAGCAAAAAAGGCAGAGCGAGTTCGAAAAGTGGAACTTCGTAACGCTCGTTCTTTCTCGATTTTCTTTAAACGATGGAGACACGAAACGAAATTATATCTTGAATTTTGTGTTCTGCGCAGCAGGGCGATGTGGTACCCTTGGAACGCGGCATGAATGAACACTTCGGCCAAGAAAATTTGTATTCAAACTCCGTACGCGATTGCTAGACATTCGATCGCGCAGTATCGTTACAATCGAGGCTAATCTCGTTTAGCGTTCGTTCAAAGCTGGTTTGTCGCGCTCGTTTCAGAACCGTCCCAGGTGAAAGATCTTCGGGCAGCGAGGTCAGCACCCAAAAGCAATCCATTGTCGAATGTCGTGCAGTATGCAAAAATGCGCGGAACTGCATGAAACAGCGCACGATAGGCGTACTCAGGCGACAAGTGCTGATACTGAAGCTTCACAGGCACGCGACACGTTGCAAAGAATTCGGTGATTAGCTGTCCCTTCTTTGGCTGTCGATACGTGACACTCGCTAAAGTTGGGTGTCGCGAGTGCAGATATCGAAAAGGCCGCGGCCGATGCAAATGCACCGAGGAACTAGGATATTTTGCAGTTCGGGCACGTGCGCTGCACCAAAAGCAGAGTGCATAATCGAATTACATGCCGACATCGCTGGGAGGAAATAATTTTTGCGGAGAAGTTGAGCATACGGCAATCATCTACCATTGACAGACACCGATGTACAGTCATCACCGATAACTCTGTTATCGAGTGTATTTTTCATTGTTATCGACGACTACTCAGTGTGCAACGAAGCTGGAATAGTTTAAAGTCCTTAATGACAATCTAGAGGCACCAGTCGAGAGCATATGAGACTTCTGATTAAGTTTTTCTCAGGCTTTGTGTGAATATTTAGAAGATTCTCTCTGTTTTGAATCGCTCAGTGCTATTAAGGCATACAAAGTATGTCAATTTCGAGTTAACGAAACGTTTGAAGACGCTTTGCGCGATGAGAATGCACTCTAATGAAATTTTCTTAGACGGGGGAAAATACTCTGGCTATTTCTGTAAGCGAGATGCACCGCGGATTCGTCCGAGAATAGAAGGCGAAGGATCGAGGAGCACACTGGCAATGTCGCCGATATATTTACTTCGGTAACAGTGGGCGATCGCTGAGGCAACATGGATCTTCGTGGTGCACGCGTGATCTTCGTGAAAAATATATCCTCCGGTCAGTGAAACTGATTCGTCTCGTTTTTCCTGACAACCTTTCGCTGTGCAATAAATCCGGTGATCGGATTATTCTAACACGCGAGAAAATCGATTTATCGTTACGTGCAAGAAAGTCAGATGAACCAATCGAGTTGACATTCTCGACTATGTCCGTTCTTTACACTTTTAACTCGCCAAGAATAACATACAAGGAAGCAGAAAAATAAGTAACATatatctactaaaaatatttctattaaaCAACATGTTTTAATGCAAACACTTTACATTTTCGATAGGAAGTTTGTGGTCGATTTTAGGCGTGGCC
Proteins encoded in this window:
- the LOC143187218 gene encoding uncharacterized protein LOC143187218 isoform X1; amino-acid sequence: MAQILRVYKFEIPVLVRFYGNYGHQQRYRSNYYEILRISPNATQKEVKNAFIKLSKEMHPDSGSGKGDHADFVKINEAYTVLSKKSKRHEYDMHLNTYNSYSNSFQHHNYHEPRAYDFQRNDKSAPIKYTTTRIVLMCVALIIFGTCIQMLFAYKSLILNRQAMLKKSVLYQREYNEAKENAKHRTLEEQIKHIIELSKKDGFYSTDE
- the LOC143187218 gene encoding uncharacterized protein LOC143187218 isoform X2, with the protein product MLLSSCQKKLYNSLNLNSPQMHPDSGSGKGDHADFVKINEAYTVLSKKSKRHEYDMHLNTYNSYSNSFQHHNYHEPRAYDFQRNDKSAPIKYTTTRIVLMCVALIIFGTCIQMLFAYKSLILNRQAMLKKSVLYQREYNEAKENAKHRTLEEQIKHIIELSKKDGFYSTDE
- the LOC143187217 gene encoding arylalkylamine N-acetyltransferase 1 isoform X4, producing the protein MNMDMDYHIQIITKDDKLRILKFLRRFFFRDEPLNHSIELIPEGEDSTCLELEEYCSMSSLENNLSLMAVSTSGAIVGVLLNGKMDPPSDKDEEPEYITTCENPKFKKILKLLHYVDKNVNHDGKYRGLNILEIRIISVDTNWRGKGIAKALVEKALEIGREKGFHVARADCSSFFSGKLCARLGFEPIYELKYADYLGEDDKPVFSPALPHVSIVTYVKQL
- the LOC143187217 gene encoding arylalkylamine N-acetyltransferase 1 isoform X1, whose protein sequence is MDQNRKGEFVSSTLPENGINSMGSGVITRSLCKEQGKADSNLNVDRRFDIVLADTAEDMNMDMDYHIQIITKDDKLRILKFLRRFFFRDEPLNHSIELIPEGEDSTCLELEEYCSMSSLENNLSLMAVSTSGAIVGVLLNGKMDPPSDKDEEPEYITTCENPKFKKILKLLHYVDKNVNHDGKYRGLNILEIRIISVDTNWRGKGIAKALVEKALEIGREKGFHVARADCSSFFSGKLCARLGFEPIYELKYADYLGEDDKPVFSPALPHVSIVTYVKQL
- the LOC143187217 gene encoding arylalkylamine N-acetyltransferase 1 isoform X3 — protein: MGSGVITRSLCKEQGKADSNLNVDRRFDIVLADTAEDMNMDMDYHIQIITKDDKLRILKFLRRFFFRDEPLNHSIELIPEGEDSTCLELEEYCSMSSLENNLSLMAVSTSGAIVGVLLNGKMDPPSDKDEEPEYITTCENPKFKKILKLLHYVDKNVNHDGKYRGLNILEIRIISVDTNWRGKGIAKALVEKALEIGREKGFHVARADCSSFFSGKLCARLGFEPIYELKYADYLGEDDKPVFSPALPHVSIVTYVKQL
- the LOC143187217 gene encoding arylalkylamine N-acetyltransferase 1 isoform X2, which translates into the protein MEAMLASSMRNSPRIEGSKGQTSFAKDVQKISKYTLADTAEDMNMDMDYHIQIITKDDKLRILKFLRRFFFRDEPLNHSIELIPEGEDSTCLELEEYCSMSSLENNLSLMAVSTSGAIVGVLLNGKMDPPSDKDEEPEYITTCENPKFKKILKLLHYVDKNVNHDGKYRGLNILEIRIISVDTNWRGKGIAKALVEKALEIGREKGFHVARADCSSFFSGKLCARLGFEPIYELKYADYLGEDDKPVFSPALPHVSIVTYVKQL